A stretch of Blautia liquoris DNA encodes these proteins:
- a CDS encoding DMT family transporter, protein MKKWFAIGGLLLVTMIWGGGFVASDMALESMLPFQIMTVRFFIAVVFIGAVSARSLKNIRWETIRAGVIMGISLFAGFAFQIIGLQYTTPSKNAFLTALNVVMVPFIAFVVLKKKIGFMGYMGAVMSVAGVFLLSFEGNLSLNFGDGLTLLCAVGFAFQIFFTGEFVKKYKTSQLNFVQMATAFLLSAICMILSGQTDIHITTQGTGSVLYLGFVSTSLCYLLQTSCQRYVDETKAAIILSMESVFGTLFSVIILQEVITPRMIAGCLVILTAVIISNLSVKSEPRGEKIKQR, encoded by the coding sequence ATGAAAAAGTGGTTTGCCATCGGAGGTCTTTTATTAGTGACCATGATATGGGGAGGGGGATTTGTTGCCAGTGATATGGCTTTGGAAAGCATGTTGCCCTTTCAGATTATGACTGTCAGATTTTTTATAGCAGTTGTATTTATTGGAGCAGTCAGTGCAAGATCTCTGAAAAATATCAGGTGGGAGACGATACGGGCAGGCGTTATAATGGGAATCTCCCTTTTTGCCGGTTTTGCCTTTCAGATTATCGGATTACAGTATACGACGCCCTCTAAAAATGCATTTTTAACGGCTCTCAATGTTGTCATGGTACCTTTTATAGCTTTCGTAGTTTTAAAAAAGAAGATAGGGTTTATGGGATATATGGGCGCCGTGATGTCTGTTGCAGGTGTTTTTCTGCTGTCGTTTGAAGGCAACTTGTCGTTGAATTTTGGCGATGGGCTGACACTTTTGTGTGCAGTGGGTTTTGCTTTTCAGATTTTCTTTACAGGTGAATTTGTAAAGAAATACAAGACATCTCAGTTGAACTTTGTCCAGATGGCAACAGCTTTTCTGCTTTCTGCAATCTGTATGATTCTTTCAGGACAAACAGATATACATATTACAACGCAGGGAACAGGGAGTGTATTGTACTTAGGTTTTGTGAGCACATCCTTATGTTATCTGCTGCAGACAAGCTGTCAAAGATATGTAGATGAAACGAAGGCAGCAATTATTCTGTCCATGGAATCCGTTTTTGGAACGTTGTTTTCTGTCATCATTTTACAGGAAGTAATAACACCGCGCATGATTGCAGGGTGCTTGGTGATATTAACAGCCGTAATTATTTCTAATTTGTCGGTGAAATCAGAACCTAGAGGCGAAAAAATAAAGCAGAGATGA
- the pgmB gene encoding beta-phosphoglucomutase, protein MKYRAVIFDLDGVICYTDKYHYQAWKAIACELGIHFDQKINNRLRGVSRMESFDIILEGYHGTLSQEEKKAYTEKKNQIYQALLKNMTKDELAPDVKKTLDSLRDKGLKLAIGSSSRNAQFILDQIGLGHYFDAVSDGNNILHSKPDPEVFLKAAQYLGEEPEKCLVVEDAKAGIQAAQAGGMDSAALLDAVLFPQATYKLMHFTDLLQVVE, encoded by the coding sequence ATGAAATATAGAGCAGTGATTTTCGACTTAGACGGCGTGATATGCTATACGGATAAATATCACTATCAGGCTTGGAAAGCCATAGCCTGTGAACTCGGTATTCATTTTGATCAAAAGATAAACAATCGTCTGCGGGGCGTCAGCCGTATGGAAAGCTTTGATATTATACTGGAAGGATATCACGGAACCTTAAGCCAGGAGGAAAAGAAAGCATATACAGAAAAGAAGAATCAAATATACCAGGCATTGTTAAAAAACATGACAAAAGACGAGCTGGCGCCGGATGTAAAAAAGACACTGGATAGCCTGAGAGATAAAGGTTTAAAACTGGCCATCGGATCTTCAAGCAGGAATGCGCAATTCATACTAGATCAGATTGGTCTGGGTCATTATTTCGATGCTGTTTCCGATGGAAATAACATCTTACATTCAAAGCCTGACCCGGAAGTGTTTCTAAAAGCAGCACAGTATCTGGGAGAAGAACCCGAAAAGTGTCTGGTCGTGGAAGATGCAAAAGCAGGAATTCAAGCGGCGCAGGCGGGAGGAATGGATAGTGCTGCACTTTTAGATGCAGTGCTATTTCCGCAGGCAACATATAAACTAATGCATTTTACCGATCTTCTGCAGGTGGTCGAGTGA
- a CDS encoding LacI family DNA-binding transcriptional regulator: MATLKQIAEMAGVSVATVSRVLNFDSTLNALDETKQRVFEAADKLEYQTQNKKRRKKKLKLGLLCSYSLEEELEDTFYLSVRVAIEKRIEEREFKKTYVNIEDSPDSIVSLDGIICLGTFDNSMLDKIKMFKKPSIFVDAPGDIEMFDSVLIDFKYSVENVLKYLLKKGHRKIAFIGGCDLDSDRRKITDLRTSVFHSFMEKQNLLNENYIKTDGYTPKHGYHMSRELFRLKEKPTAIFAANDSLAVGCYNAAQEFGLKIPADISIIGFNDTSMAKYLVPPLTTVHVPMNLMGEQSVDILTERIYSNRDVSMRTFFPAKLIIRESVSGISA; encoded by the coding sequence ATGGCAACACTTAAACAGATAGCTGAAATGGCAGGTGTTTCAGTGGCAACAGTTTCACGGGTATTAAATTTTGACAGTACTCTAAATGCTCTGGATGAAACAAAACAGAGGGTCTTTGAAGCTGCCGATAAACTTGAATATCAGACGCAAAATAAAAAACGGAGAAAGAAAAAGCTTAAATTAGGACTGTTATGTTCTTATTCGCTGGAAGAGGAGCTGGAGGATACCTTTTACTTGTCTGTCAGAGTTGCCATTGAAAAGAGAATAGAGGAAAGAGAATTCAAAAAGACGTATGTCAATATTGAAGACAGCCCTGACAGTATAGTATCATTGGATGGAATTATATGTCTGGGGACTTTTGATAATTCAATGCTGGATAAAATAAAGATGTTTAAAAAACCATCCATATTCGTAGATGCACCTGGAGATATTGAAATGTTTGACTCAGTACTGATTGATTTTAAATACTCAGTGGAAAACGTTTTGAAATATTTATTGAAAAAAGGACACAGAAAAATCGCATTTATCGGAGGCTGCGATTTGGATAGTGACAGAAGAAAAATCACCGATTTAAGGACCTCTGTTTTCCATTCTTTTATGGAGAAACAAAACCTCTTGAACGAAAACTATATAAAGACTGACGGATATACACCGAAACATGGTTATCATATGAGCAGGGAACTGTTTAGGTTAAAGGAAAAACCTACGGCAATATTCGCAGCAAATGATTCACTTGCAGTGGGATGCTATAATGCAGCGCAAGAATTCGGATTAAAGATTCCTGCAGATATCAGTATTATCGGTTTCAATGACACTTCTATGGCAAAATATCTAGTTCCTCCACTGACTACAGTACATGTTCCTATGAATCTGATGGGGGAACAGTCGGTAGATATATTGACGGAAAGAATATACTCAAACAGAGATGTAAGTATGAGAACCTTTTTTCCAGCTAAATTAATTATTCGGGAAAGTGTCAGTGGAATTTCTGCATAG